Proteins found in one Natronococcus occultus SP4 genomic segment:
- a CDS encoding PEP/pyruvate-binding domain-containing protein, which produces MLDETIKLTHKKVKYGSNRKRSMAILERAPAVLSLSDPQATNTELSGGKGANLAKLVSAGLPVPDGFCVTTAVYEELAEDKEMSAMIDDLEATNPIDTERLRERATELRDTIRAKELPEDVQESIEVQLESGVSYVARSSATAEDLPTASFAGQHSTVLDVNSLADVTDAVLECMASLFTDRAVSYRARNEIAHEEVSMCVVVQEMIDADASGVLFTADPLTGKRTVASIDASTGLGEAVVSGTVTAENVRVDRESGDILEYRAGVSGDDGSDPVGANEPVIDIENGGVPDAKDDRVLTDEQVTTLVAYGEGIERSFDSPQDIEWSIADGQFWMLQTRPITTLSPLPEPRPDDDALHVYYSWNHRQGMTEVMPPLVVDYWSRTMDGLFDRVGSDPETGLSSATACGMVYIDVTSLLQSDRLAPILLEGLNDFDRQAIAPLEAVREQRGDELAQSSVLRGTSLTQTASTIGKLAPVVGQTLGSILQGLVSSSYEQAPRRARQWADATAEEMIREIRTGDSEAARLRIALEKNDEFSWEAMEVALKLWNVYFYRAALRRLCPDADDEFEALERGLRENVTTAMMIELGDVTDIARDNPQVEGALKEGCSLDEIREVAGGEEFTAALENFLDAYGFRAPAEIEFSRPRYHEDPSQLLGTVRAKLETGEPGDHRTHVERLETEAERAITRLERQAGGERFGSIRRRLVRPFALRYRSYLSMREVTKYALSQLLDETRRQVLAAGEKLERESRLEDVNDVWLYDFDELLSELSNPDTPIDIDIDARRAEQFHNQQLRAPRLITSDGEIPRGDIGSDVDTDGLAGIPTASGVAEGQARVIEEPSDASLETEEILVAPHTDPGWTPLFLNAAGLVTNNGGKMTHGSIVAREYGIPSVVVAGATEQIETGQRIRVDGNRGVVELLKD; this is translated from the coding sequence TTGCTGGATGAGACTATCAAACTCACCCACAAGAAGGTAAAATACGGAAGTAATCGAAAGAGGAGTATGGCCATCCTCGAACGAGCTCCCGCTGTACTTTCCTTATCGGACCCGCAGGCCACGAATACTGAACTCTCCGGCGGGAAGGGAGCAAACCTCGCCAAACTCGTCTCGGCCGGGCTTCCCGTTCCGGACGGGTTCTGCGTGACGACGGCTGTCTACGAAGAACTCGCGGAAGACAAGGAGATGTCCGCGATGATCGACGACCTCGAAGCCACGAATCCGATCGATACCGAGAGGTTGCGGGAGCGAGCGACGGAACTCCGGGATACCATTCGAGCAAAAGAACTCCCAGAGGACGTCCAGGAATCTATTGAGGTCCAGCTGGAATCTGGTGTCTCGTACGTCGCCAGGTCGAGTGCGACAGCCGAGGACCTCCCGACGGCCTCGTTCGCCGGACAACATAGCACGGTCCTCGACGTGAACAGCCTCGCGGACGTTACGGACGCGGTTCTGGAGTGTATGGCGAGTCTGTTCACCGATCGGGCGGTATCGTACCGAGCGCGAAACGAGATCGCACACGAGGAGGTGTCGATGTGCGTAGTCGTTCAGGAGATGATTGACGCCGACGCATCCGGCGTGCTATTCACGGCCGATCCGCTCACCGGCAAGCGAACTGTCGCCTCGATTGACGCCTCGACCGGACTGGGTGAAGCGGTCGTTTCGGGAACGGTGACAGCGGAAAACGTTCGGGTAGACCGAGAATCCGGCGACATTCTCGAATACCGTGCCGGAGTCAGTGGCGACGATGGATCCGATCCGGTCGGCGCGAACGAACCGGTCATTGACATCGAGAACGGAGGCGTACCGGACGCCAAGGACGACCGAGTTCTCACCGACGAGCAGGTGACGACGCTCGTCGCCTACGGTGAGGGGATCGAACGTTCGTTCGACTCTCCACAGGATATCGAGTGGTCGATCGCCGACGGCCAGTTCTGGATGCTGCAAACGCGCCCGATAACCACGCTTTCGCCACTCCCTGAACCGCGGCCCGATGACGACGCGCTGCACGTCTACTACAGCTGGAATCACCGGCAGGGGATGACCGAGGTGATGCCGCCGCTCGTTGTCGATTACTGGTCGCGGACGATGGACGGACTGTTCGACCGAGTCGGGTCCGATCCCGAGACTGGGTTGTCGAGTGCGACCGCGTGTGGGATGGTGTACATAGACGTTACGTCGCTCCTGCAATCAGATAGGCTTGCACCGATCCTCCTCGAAGGGCTCAACGACTTCGATAGGCAAGCAATCGCGCCCCTCGAAGCCGTTCGTGAACAGCGTGGTGACGAACTGGCCCAATCGTCCGTGCTTCGGGGCACGTCGCTAACGCAGACTGCTTCGACGATCGGGAAGTTAGCTCCCGTCGTCGGACAGACGCTCGGTTCCATCCTTCAGGGGTTGGTGAGCAGCTCGTACGAGCAGGCTCCACGCAGAGCACGCCAGTGGGCAGACGCCACAGCGGAGGAGATGATTCGGGAGATTCGGACGGGGGACTCGGAGGCAGCCCGGCTGCGGATCGCTCTCGAAAAGAACGACGAGTTCAGCTGGGAAGCCATGGAGGTGGCGTTGAAGCTGTGGAACGTCTACTTCTACAGGGCGGCCCTGCGGCGGCTCTGCCCCGACGCCGACGACGAGTTCGAGGCCCTCGAACGAGGGTTGCGTGAAAACGTCACCACTGCGATGATGATCGAATTGGGTGACGTCACTGATATCGCCCGCGACAACCCGCAAGTCGAAGGAGCGCTCAAAGAGGGCTGTAGCCTCGACGAGATACGCGAGGTAGCTGGCGGCGAAGAATTCACTGCTGCGCTCGAGAACTTCCTCGATGCGTATGGGTTCAGGGCCCCCGCCGAAATCGAGTTCTCTCGCCCACGATATCACGAGGATCCGTCACAGCTGTTGGGCACCGTTCGGGCGAAACTCGAAACTGGCGAACCTGGAGACCACAGAACTCACGTCGAACGCCTGGAGACCGAAGCCGAGCGAGCGATCACTCGCCTCGAACGACAGGCGGGTGGAGAACGGTTCGGCTCGATTCGACGACGTCTCGTCCGTCCGTTCGCGCTGCGGTACCGGAGCTATCTCTCGATGCGGGAGGTCACCAAGTACGCTCTCTCGCAACTGCTGGATGAAACCCGGCGACAGGTACTCGCAGCTGGTGAGAAACTGGAACGTGAAAGCCGTCTCGAAGACGTGAACGACGTCTGGCTCTACGACTTCGACGAACTGCTGTCCGAACTCTCGAATCCCGACACGCCGATCGACATCGATATCGATGCACGGCGGGCCGAACAGTTCCACAATCAGCAACTTCGTGCACCGCGTCTCATCACGAGTGACGGGGAGATCCCCCGAGGCGATATTGGTTCGGATGTCGATACCGACGGACTCGCAGGGATACCGACAGCCAGTGGTGTCGCAGAAGGGCAGGCTCGGGTCATCGAAGAACCGAGCGACGCCTCCCTCGAAACTGAGGAGATACTCGTCGCCCCACACACCGACCCCGGGTGGACGCCGCTGTTTCTCAACGCAGCCGGACTGGTGACCAATAACGGCGGGAAGATGACCCACGGGTCGATCGTCGCCCGAGAGTACGGCATCCCATCGGTAGTGGTCGCTGGAGCGACGGAGCAGATAGAAACAGGACAGCGAATTCGAGTCGATGGGAACCGGGGCGTCGTCGAATTGCTCAAAGACTGA
- a CDS encoding DUF5518 domain-containing protein — translation MTNRSTWINAAIGAVITIALSFTGFSPLLGGGVAGYLQRELPKRGAKVGAISGAIATLPVVLVMCLGLLLYAGIPAASLGAPGGLELAIIFLIMLPMLALWFVGLSTAGGYLGGYLHTSSQPPTEGNLRVEQ, via the coding sequence ATGACTAACAGAAGTACGTGGATCAATGCAGCTATTGGAGCAGTCATCACGATCGCACTCTCGTTCACAGGATTCTCGCCACTCCTCGGTGGGGGTGTTGCGGGATATCTTCAGAGAGAACTACCCAAGCGTGGAGCCAAAGTCGGAGCAATCTCCGGTGCGATTGCCACCCTCCCGGTCGTCCTCGTGATGTGTCTGGGACTGCTGTTGTACGCCGGAATCCCCGCAGCCAGCCTAGGCGCTCCCGGCGGTCTGGAACTGGCGATCATCTTCCTGATCATGTTGCCGATGCTCGCACTCTGGTTCGTGGGACTGAGCACCGCTGGTGGCTATCTCGGTGGGTATCTTCACACCAGTTCTCAACCACCAACCGAGGGCAATCTGCGAGTCGAACAGTGA
- a CDS encoding CPBP family intramembrane glutamic endopeptidase, producing MIVVHVSDDDLRAWARGIVHWRVHPKWYVAAIGIPAAIALSAAAIAAVLGSPIDFGAFSPNLLTLAFGILLGTFIGGGQEEIGWRGFAQPELQQRYSGLVAAVVIGVLWGGWHLPLFFDPTAPHAQWPLASQLSYFVGIIGFSVLLAWVYNGSGGSILLVMIMHGSENALGALVPLDVDLVIVDGVPDWGLLVSLNVSHVVVTWMFALLVIVVVGTGLRARRLSVADTTGTTQQDDRV from the coding sequence GTGATCGTGGTTCACGTCAGTGACGACGATCTTCGAGCGTGGGCCCGTGGTATTGTTCACTGGCGCGTTCATCCGAAGTGGTACGTGGCCGCGATCGGTATTCCTGCTGCCATCGCGCTGAGTGCCGCAGCCATAGCCGCGGTACTCGGTAGCCCAATCGATTTCGGCGCGTTCTCACCGAATCTGCTCACGCTCGCGTTCGGGATTCTCCTGGGGACGTTCATCGGAGGTGGACAGGAAGAGATCGGCTGGCGTGGGTTCGCCCAGCCGGAACTCCAGCAGCGCTACAGTGGGCTCGTCGCGGCCGTCGTGATCGGCGTCCTCTGGGGTGGCTGGCACCTTCCATTGTTCTTCGATCCGACCGCTCCACACGCCCAGTGGCCGCTCGCGTCGCAGCTTTCGTACTTCGTCGGCATCATCGGATTCTCGGTACTCCTGGCCTGGGTCTACAACGGCTCGGGTGGAAGTATCCTGCTCGTCATGATCATGCATGGGAGCGAGAACGCCCTCGGTGCGCTCGTTCCACTCGACGTCGATCTCGTCATCGTAGACGGCGTCCCGGATTGGGGACTGCTCGTGTCACTCAACGTCTCCCACGTCGTAGTGACGTGGATGTTCGCACTGCTCGTCATCGTGGTCGTCGGAACCGGATTACGTGCCAGGAGACTGTCAGTGGCCGACACTACCGGGACAACACAGCAGGATGACCGAGTGTAA
- a CDS encoding DUF7509 family protein: MEITRNRIADQLGDVKYDRFLFYLMGPYKSFNLNYVLSEEVRQEIDINDLPGPLRKLFRNKADIDEAQALLRRIQGELRTTPGVNAFLALDVDVDTNDVDAVTQSIEYTRCSNATAFIVPFLGHNFGVGEEAGSILATLAETHGDRLVFVHEDNVTSAMIRSAKVRWDLRIETYDTEAELVDTLRRFVGEIMQREYRGGLDYLQ; encoded by the coding sequence ATGGAAATTACGCGGAATCGAATCGCTGATCAGCTAGGTGACGTCAAATACGACCGGTTCCTGTTCTATCTGATGGGGCCGTACAAGTCGTTCAACCTCAACTATGTCCTGAGCGAAGAGGTGCGCCAAGAGATTGATATCAACGATCTTCCTGGACCGCTTCGAAAGCTTTTCCGGAATAAAGCCGATATCGACGAGGCACAGGCACTCTTGCGGCGAATACAAGGGGAGCTTCGAACGACACCCGGAGTAAACGCGTTTCTGGCTCTCGACGTCGATGTAGATACAAATGATGTGGATGCAGTAACCCAGAGTATCGAGTACACCCGGTGTAGCAACGCCACCGCGTTCATTGTTCCATTTCTTGGGCATAATTTCGGTGTCGGTGAGGAAGCTGGAAGCATCCTTGCCACTCTCGCAGAAACACACGGTGACCGGCTTGTCTTCGTTCATGAGGACAATGTGACAAGTGCCATGATTCGGTCGGCGAAAGTACGGTGGGATCTACGAATCGAAACGTACGACACTGAAGCAGAACTCGTCGACACCCTCCGACGATTCGTAGGCGAAATTATGCAGCGTGAGTACCGCGGTGGTCTCGATTACCTGCAGTGA
- a CDS encoding winged helix-turn-helix domain-containing protein has translation MATNSRAANGDFPDDPEELLPDDSILSLDEYLEMHAAVGQRTRYEILYRLVHSGEMSPKELEEAMQIDDSTLHYHLNKLLDVSLVEKRQRTERGQDGLYTYYRATVFGEVTLTEGVDELIRGEQAFGEMYDSSVEE, from the coding sequence ATGGCTACGAATTCTCGCGCTGCTAATGGGGACTTCCCAGATGATCCGGAGGAGTTGTTGCCCGACGACAGTATCCTCTCTCTGGATGAATACCTCGAGATGCATGCTGCCGTTGGTCAGCGGACCCGGTACGAAATCCTCTACCGACTCGTTCACAGTGGGGAGATGAGTCCAAAGGAGCTTGAGGAGGCGATGCAGATCGACGATAGTACCCTTCATTACCATCTCAACAAACTTCTCGATGTGAGCCTCGTCGAGAAGCGACAACGCACCGAACGAGGACAGGACGGGTTGTACACCTACTATCGGGCGACGGTCTTCGGAGAGGTCACACTTACAGAAGGCGTAGACGAACTGATCCGCGGCGAACAGGCGTTCGGAGAGATGTACGACAGTTCAGTTGAGGAATGA
- a CDS encoding tyrosine--tRNA ligase, protein MNTYELLTRNTEEVVTEQEVRDLADNPVDKRVYVGYEPSGVLHLGHLLTANKLIDAQEAGMDVVVLLADVHAHLNGKGSFEEIHETAERMKAQFAAYGLDEEKTEYVYGSDFQLEAYYSLDLHELGVSTTLNRAQRAVAELQSGDTATVSHTVYPLMQVLDFEFLGIDLAVGGTDQRKVHMLAREKLPELGYETRPCLHTPILSDLETGEGKMSSSEGATISMEDSAADLERKIESAFCPPTRDPEGDRENPVLQLFEYYVFPRFESVTVRRPEKYGGNQTYDYYDDLAAALESGELHPADAKEAVAGYLDELIAPGREKLRELTSE, encoded by the coding sequence ATGAATACCTACGAGTTACTCACCCGGAACACTGAGGAAGTCGTTACCGAGCAGGAGGTGCGTGACCTCGCTGATAATCCGGTAGACAAACGAGTCTACGTCGGCTACGAACCGTCCGGTGTCCTCCACCTCGGCCACCTTCTAACGGCGAACAAACTCATTGACGCGCAGGAAGCGGGGATGGATGTTGTCGTCCTGCTGGCGGACGTTCACGCACATCTCAACGGGAAGGGCAGTTTCGAGGAAATTCACGAGACAGCGGAGCGAATGAAGGCACAGTTCGCCGCGTACGGCCTCGACGAGGAGAAGACCGAATACGTCTACGGGTCCGACTTCCAACTCGAAGCGTACTACTCACTCGATCTGCACGAACTCGGTGTCTCGACGACGCTCAACCGTGCCCAGCGAGCGGTCGCCGAACTCCAAAGCGGCGACACCGCAACGGTGAGCCACACGGTATATCCCTTGATGCAGGTCCTCGATTTCGAGTTCCTCGGTATCGATCTTGCTGTCGGTGGCACCGATCAACGGAAGGTGCATATGCTCGCCCGGGAGAAATTGCCAGAGTTGGGATACGAGACGCGACCGTGTCTGCACACGCCCATCCTCTCCGATCTCGAAACCGGCGAGGGGAAAATGTCCTCGAGTGAGGGAGCGACGATCTCGATGGAGGACTCGGCTGCGGACCTCGAGCGAAAGATCGAGTCGGCGTTTTGTCCCCCGACCCGTGATCCCGAGGGTGATCGCGAGAATCCCGTTCTCCAATTGTTCGAGTACTACGTGTTTCCGAGATTTGAGTCAGTGACCGTCCGACGACCCGAGAAGTACGGTGGAAATCAGACCTACGACTACTACGATGACCTTGCAGCGGCGCTCGAGTCCGGAGAGCTGCACCCGGCAGATGCGAAAGAGGCAGTAGCCGGATATCTCGATGAGTTGATCGCTCCCGGACGGGAAAAGCTCCGGGAACTGACGAGCGAATAA
- a CDS encoding DUF7344 domain-containing protein, whose product MTQTRSNWRVIEMSPETDHSLQSEENAHLNPCSESQALSRNKIFHLLNTTRRREAIRYLLETGDQVGLPKLAKHIAALEHETSVEDVTQAQYQRIYIPLYQSHLPKLDEAGVIRYDSTKGLVEPTTQLNVFAPYLELSPNEENDARSSSDTMAFDIQAVDNWYLGSAGLSAILLLAVTLGLIPISGEFLSGIIIALFLVANGGTRQ is encoded by the coding sequence ATGACTCAGACAAGATCTAATTGGCGAGTAATAGAAATGAGCCCAGAAACAGATCACTCCCTCCAAAGCGAGGAAAACGCGCATTTGAATCCTTGCTCGGAGTCCCAAGCATTATCTAGAAATAAAATATTTCATCTACTGAACACAACTCGTCGGCGAGAAGCAATCCGGTATCTTCTCGAAACAGGAGACCAGGTTGGACTACCGAAGCTTGCCAAACACATTGCAGCACTGGAACACGAAACATCTGTTGAGGACGTAACGCAGGCGCAATACCAGCGTATCTACATCCCACTCTATCAGTCACATCTCCCAAAGCTCGACGAAGCAGGAGTTATCCGGTACGATTCGACCAAAGGGCTCGTTGAGCCAACCACACAGCTGAATGTCTTTGCACCGTATCTTGAGCTCTCTCCTAACGAAGAGAACGATGCTCGGTCTAGTTCTGATACAATGGCCTTTGACATACAAGCGGTCGACAACTGGTATTTAGGGTCCGCTGGCCTCAGCGCGATACTGTTACTGGCCGTCACACTTGGGTTGATTCCGATCTCTGGAGAATTTCTTAGTGGTATCATCATTGCGCTGTTTCTCGTCGCGAATGGAGGTACAAGGCAGTAG
- a CDS encoding SHOCT domain-containing protein, which yields MHKPSRITLFAASLGIPLILVLAILGSIAAAGLATIFVILFAAVMAVATQLSSNQSQIKSNDTVSTDSSQSDATDPFGELQDQYAKGELTEVEFEQRVEVLLETEHGYSSDDQKVDSKESEKQEPAVERE from the coding sequence ATGCACAAACCTTCCAGGATTACCCTTTTTGCTGCATCTTTGGGGATCCCTTTGATTCTCGTATTGGCTATCCTGGGCTCAATTGCGGCTGCAGGGCTTGCAACTATATTTGTTATCTTGTTTGCTGCTGTTATGGCAGTAGCGACTCAACTCAGTTCGAATCAGTCACAGATTAAATCCAATGACACTGTCTCTACCGATTCTTCCCAATCAGATGCTACAGATCCATTTGGAGAGCTTCAAGATCAATATGCAAAAGGAGAGCTCACAGAAGTAGAGTTTGAACAACGTGTAGAAGTGCTACTTGAGACTGAGCACGGTTACTCCTCGGATGATCAGAAGGTAGACTCCAAAGAGAGCGAAAAACAAGAACCTGCAGTTGAGCGAGAGTGA
- a CDS encoding IS6 family transposase translates to MLADLLSESYDTDLEESWENERTATPVRAFAVRLHQTGCSLRETTTTLAELGVERSHGAVWNWVHRLADSECDPPEAQPKRVAVDETAVKINGEWSWLYAAIDTETKLILDVALFGRHGTDPAAAFLHRLDEKYDLSDTVFLVDQFGYRTALARLGLSGRVNYTERNLIEKWFHTLKMRIDRFHNSWVGSRASAREWFEQFMHYYNRQRPH, encoded by the coding sequence ATGCTCGCAGACCTGCTCAGCGAGAGCTACGACACGGATTTAGAAGAATCTTGGGAGAACGAGCGGACGGCGACGCCCGTCAGGGCGTTCGCCGTCCGTCTCCATCAGACCGGTTGTTCGCTTCGAGAGACAACAACGACTCTCGCTGAGTTAGGCGTTGAACGCTCTCACGGGGCGGTCTGGAACTGGGTACATCGGCTGGCTGACAGCGAGTGCGACCCGCCTGAGGCGCAGCCAAAGCGGGTCGCGGTTGACGAGACCGCTGTCAAAATCAACGGCGAGTGGTCTTGGTTGTACGCTGCAATAGACACCGAAACGAAGCTGATTCTTGACGTCGCGTTGTTCGGTCGGCACGGAACCGATCCGGCAGCTGCGTTTCTGCATCGACTCGACGAAAAATACGATCTCTCCGACACCGTATTTCTCGTCGATCAATTTGGCTATCGGACTGCCCTTGCTCGATTAGGGTTGAGCGGTCGGGTCAACTATACCGAGCGAAACCTCATCGAAAAGTGGTTTCACACCCTCAAAATGCGTATCGACCGCTTCCACAACTCGTGGGTGGGCAGTCGGGCGAGTGCACGCGAATGGTTTGAACAATTCATGCACTACTACAACCGCCAGAGACCGCACTAA
- a CDS encoding DUF4870 domain-containing protein yields the protein MTTTPTTPSPEQSKERSLGGILVHPLALFTSFIGAAIMYVVSDNEFTKENARHALNWHITVVVLAVVAMVIGFFGADEATIGGESIETLSLPGPIDTVLTLTGILLLLAAMIAVFATFAYTIIATQKAISGSAWSYPGAIEVVGRNL from the coding sequence ATGACTACAACACCTACTACACCTAGCCCTGAACAGTCGAAAGAACGTTCTCTTGGTGGCATTCTCGTCCATCCACTAGCGCTATTCACCAGTTTCATCGGGGCTGCAATCATGTATGTGGTTTCGGACAACGAATTCACGAAAGAGAACGCCCGACATGCCCTTAACTGGCATATTACCGTCGTTGTTCTGGCGGTCGTCGCGATGGTGATCGGATTCTTCGGTGCTGATGAAGCCACCATCGGCGGAGAATCAATCGAGACACTATCGCTTCCGGGTCCAATTGACACTGTACTTACGCTTACTGGCATTCTGCTGCTGCTTGCGGCGATGATTGCAGTGTTCGCTACGTTCGCGTACACTATTATAGCTACACAAAAAGCCATCTCCGGATCGGCATGGTCGTATCCCGGTGCCATCGAAGTTGTCGGTCGGAATTTATAA
- a CDS encoding recombinase family protein — MNCATYIRASTDNQTDAHQRKSIDEWLQENGIDLADVDRYADLGHSGASDDREQFTELLEALEAGEYTHVVCWEISRLSRKGATLQRFFDVCEDTETSVVITDGSVEKVTPDGTGRFVADIIGMVYQQERRTLIRRIEAGQRRAQRQGKWLGQVPVGFRRDDEGYLQPIIDPDHDAGETGYLELRDALERIDNGESYRSVAEGLPVTRQSLSNIHQNTDRRKWYLEATADKDAVHAALESVRTVPVDQIKTSDD; from the coding sequence ATGAACTGCGCAACCTACATTCGAGCGAGCACGGACAACCAAACAGACGCACATCAACGGAAGAGCATCGACGAGTGGCTACAGGAGAACGGTATCGACCTCGCGGATGTCGATCGGTATGCTGACCTCGGCCACTCAGGCGCGAGTGACGACCGTGAGCAGTTCACCGAGCTGCTCGAGGCACTCGAAGCCGGCGAGTATACGCATGTTGTGTGCTGGGAGATCAGTCGTCTCTCGAGGAAAGGCGCGACACTGCAGCGATTCTTCGACGTCTGCGAAGACACCGAGACGAGTGTTGTGATCACGGATGGGAGTGTCGAAAAAGTCACTCCTGACGGCACTGGCCGATTCGTTGCTGATATCATCGGTATGGTCTACCAGCAGGAGCGCCGCACGCTCATCCGACGGATCGAGGCTGGACAGCGCCGTGCGCAACGACAGGGCAAATGGTTAGGTCAAGTTCCGGTAGGCTTCCGCCGCGACGACGAGGGATACCTTCAGCCGATCATTGATCCAGACCACGACGCCGGCGAAACGGGATATCTCGAACTCCGGGACGCACTCGAGCGAATCGACAACGGCGAGTCATACCGGTCTGTCGCTGAAGGGCTCCCTGTCACCCGACAGTCGCTCTCGAATATTCACCAGAACACCGATCGACGGAAATGGTATCTCGAGGCTACGGCTGACAAAGACGCTGTGCACGCCGCACTTGAATCAGTCCGAACGGTGCCAGTCGACCAGATCAAAACATCGGATGATTGA
- a CDS encoding winged helix-turn-helix transcriptional regulator codes for MSTSARFMDADDMRDADWAIVDVLREGRANAPLIAEETGYSSQYVRERLGRLKQDNIVKPLGHGIYELVPEELPSR; via the coding sequence ATGAGTACATCAGCACGATTTATGGACGCGGATGATATGCGGGATGCTGACTGGGCAATCGTAGACGTACTTCGTGAGGGAAGAGCAAATGCGCCGCTGATTGCTGAAGAAACAGGATACTCTTCGCAATATGTTCGTGAGCGTCTGGGTCGCTTAAAACAAGATAATATCGTGAAACCACTAGGCCATGGAATATATGAGCTTGTTCCAGAAGAACTTCCGAGCAGATAG
- a CDS encoding DUF3450 domain-containing protein — MSSNHTTSDSDAQSTTVQTLTEELRTLRSRVDELETEKETLERQVETQQERIDDLEERLDENDQTRTDLAKNATQAKSQAEEAKEIARSASAKACQVEATVEENDGADTANETAQLPGDVEPSTSPLDFFANCRQYKVKQRFVDDRSEQNTYRALLVAKRWEEFATKRTTGDGVFFTREDVRQALTAIMGEQPHGTTITRVWEAMKDLGGSDLEERTRQVSPKQPAKEILVMDRETATGLLENRYCHLDLLEDGAPSAGGVTPVVTKPTAGTA; from the coding sequence ATGTCTTCCAACCACACTACTTCCGACAGCGACGCACAGTCGACGACCGTCCAGACGCTAACCGAGGAACTACGAACACTCCGTTCGCGGGTCGACGAACTCGAGACCGAAAAGGAGACGCTCGAACGGCAGGTCGAAACCCAGCAGGAACGGATCGACGACCTGGAAGAGCGACTCGACGAGAACGACCAGACCCGCACGGACCTCGCGAAAAACGCCACCCAGGCCAAATCACAGGCCGAGGAAGCAAAGGAGATCGCCCGCTCTGCCAGCGCCAAGGCCTGCCAGGTCGAAGCCACTGTCGAAGAGAACGACGGTGCCGACACCGCCAACGAGACGGCACAGCTGCCCGGTGACGTCGAACCCTCCACGAGTCCGCTGGACTTCTTCGCGAACTGCCGCCAGTACAAAGTCAAGCAGCGGTTCGTGGACGACCGCAGCGAGCAAAACACCTACCGAGCGTTGCTGGTCGCCAAACGCTGGGAGGAGTTCGCGACCAAACGCACGACCGGTGATGGCGTCTTCTTCACCCGCGAGGACGTGCGCCAGGCCCTGACCGCGATCATGGGCGAACAGCCACACGGGACGACCATCACGCGTGTCTGGGAAGCAATGAAAGACCTCGGTGGCTCGGACCTCGAAGAGCGGACGCGACAGGTGAGTCCGAAGCAACCTGCAAAGGAGATCTTGGTGATGGATCGTGAGACCGCAACCGGACTGCTCGAGAATCGGTACTGCCACCTAGATCTGCTCGAGGACGGTGCACCGAGTGCTGGTGGCGTCACACCTGTTGTGACCAAGCCAACAGCCGGAACCGCGTGA